Proteins from a single region of Sphingomonas sp.:
- a CDS encoding acyltransferase, producing the protein MQHDPTLAASLRASQRHYGMDWLRIAAFALLIVYHIAMVFAPWEWVIHTPHRYAALIPPMALLTPWRLPLLFAVSGYASRKLYDRSAGPGDFGASRAKRLLIPLAFGMLAIVPLEMWVRVMETGYPHGYLHFWATDYWRSGEFYGREFPSWEHLWFVAYLAAYSLMLAGALALGGKRVVGWLDRVVDWLAEGWRLLWTPVAALVVARLALLFVVPEHQGLTRDWAGHAQYLPLFLFGFALAGAPRLWLAIHRAWKPALALVALAGLPVVVTEMIWPGSAMPPHAIMALDRACRIAMAWGMILTLFHVAETRWNRDHKWRKPLAEAVFPFYIIHHPAIVLIAWYTLPLNLGPFAEFALLLGGTLTTCMAVYWIGGRIGWVRPLIGLSQRRAITPAAAQHRAAI; encoded by the coding sequence TTGCAGCACGACCCGACCCTTGCTGCATCGCTGCGCGCCAGCCAGCGCCATTACGGGATGGACTGGCTGCGCATCGCCGCCTTCGCGCTGCTGATCGTCTATCACATCGCCATGGTGTTCGCGCCATGGGAATGGGTGATCCACACGCCGCATCGCTATGCCGCGCTGATACCGCCGATGGCGCTGCTGACACCGTGGCGGCTGCCGCTGCTGTTCGCGGTATCGGGCTATGCCTCGCGCAAGCTCTATGACCGGTCGGCGGGCCCGGGCGATTTCGGCGCATCGCGGGCGAAGCGATTGCTGATCCCGCTGGCATTCGGGATGCTGGCGATCGTGCCGTTGGAGATGTGGGTGCGGGTGATGGAGACCGGCTACCCGCACGGTTATCTCCATTTCTGGGCGACGGATTATTGGCGCTCGGGCGAGTTTTACGGGCGCGAGTTTCCGAGCTGGGAGCATCTGTGGTTCGTCGCCTATCTGGCGGCCTACAGCCTGATGCTGGCGGGCGCGCTGGCGCTGGGCGGCAAGCGCGTCGTCGGCTGGCTCGACCGTGTCGTCGACTGGCTGGCAGAAGGCTGGCGGTTGTTGTGGACGCCGGTCGCGGCGCTGGTGGTGGCGCGGCTGGCCTTGCTGTTCGTCGTGCCCGAGCATCAGGGGCTTACCCGCGATTGGGCCGGGCACGCGCAATATCTGCCGCTGTTCCTGTTCGGCTTCGCGCTGGCCGGGGCGCCTCGGCTGTGGCTGGCGATCCACCGGGCGTGGAAGCCGGCGCTGGCGCTCGTGGCGTTGGCCGGGCTTCCGGTGGTGGTCACCGAGATGATCTGGCCGGGCAGCGCCATGCCGCCGCACGCGATCATGGCGCTCGATCGCGCCTGTCGCATCGCGATGGCCTGGGGGATGATCCTGACGCTGTTTCACGTCGCCGAGACCCGGTGGAACCGCGACCATAAGTGGCGCAAGCCGCTCGCCGAGGCGGTGTTCCCCTTCTATATCATCCATCACCCCGCGATCGTGCTGATCGCCTGGTACACGCTGCCGCTGAACCTTGGGCCTTTCGCCGAATTCGCGTTGCTGCTGGGTGGTACACTCACGACATGCATGGCGGTGTATTGGATCGGCGGACGGATCGGCTGGGTCAGGCCGTTGATCGGGCTGTCACAGCGCCGCGCGATAACGCCGGCTGCCGCGCAGCACCGCGCCGCCATCTAA
- a CDS encoding LytTR family DNA-binding domain-containing protein, with protein MTDSMAGTSGGGGVTSGMPRRQRIALLVFGFVVFAGVHAFANVESTRADFTRAGISETAAHIWLWELSAIAMWVALLPVIGWMVARVRPPRMALGWAALAHAVATLPISAVHVAGMIAIRLAIYAAMGERYGYGGAAERFLYEYRKDAASYLMLAAFMALAQWLLAQPEPAAASPEVLLVPDGSVTHRVPVDAIGWAAAAGNYVEIAWGERVLLHRSTLAALEADLGPGFVRIHRGRLVRRAAVRTIETERSGDFTVTLDGGAVLRGSRRYRAAL; from the coding sequence ATGACCGATAGCATGGCAGGGACGAGCGGCGGCGGAGGCGTGACGAGCGGGATGCCGCGCCGCCAGCGCATCGCCCTGCTCGTGTTCGGTTTCGTTGTTTTCGCTGGCGTCCACGCCTTCGCCAATGTCGAGAGCACCCGCGCCGATTTCACCCGTGCCGGGATTAGTGAGACGGCGGCGCATATCTGGCTCTGGGAATTGAGCGCCATCGCAATGTGGGTGGCGCTGCTCCCCGTCATCGGCTGGATGGTCGCGCGGGTCCGCCCGCCGCGTATGGCCTTGGGCTGGGCCGCGCTCGCCCATGCGGTTGCGACGCTGCCGATCTCGGCGGTGCACGTCGCCGGGATGATCGCGATCCGGCTCGCCATCTACGCAGCGATGGGCGAGCGCTACGGCTATGGCGGCGCCGCCGAGCGCTTCCTCTACGAATATCGCAAGGACGCCGCTTCCTATCTGATGCTAGCCGCCTTCATGGCGCTCGCGCAGTGGTTGCTGGCGCAGCCCGAGCCCGCCGCCGCTTCGCCCGAAGTCCTGCTCGTCCCCGATGGCAGCGTTACCCACCGCGTGCCTGTCGATGCGATCGGCTGGGCCGCCGCCGCGGGCAATTATGTCGAGATCGCCTGGGGCGAGCGCGTGCTGCTGCATCGCTCGACACTGGCGGCGCTTGAGGCGGACCTGGGCCCCGGCTTCGTCCGCATCCATCGCGGCCGGCTGGTCCGCCGCGCCGCGGTGCGCACGATCGAGACCGAGCGCAGCGGCGACTTCACCGTGACGTTAGATGGCGGCGCGGTGCTGCGCGGCAGCCGGCGTTATCGCGCGGCGCTGTGA